A window of the Natronomonas salina genome harbors these coding sequences:
- a CDS encoding mechanosensitive ion channel family protein translates to MQASPTGEGLQPSVPDALVPLLDLPAWQRLLVVVLVSVIAARLVNAATGLVVRRLSQSETGLDEVVAQELRLPLYATTVLGAVYFSTGLVAQLSIPLEQIQVVVARLAVTGIVAAWTYGAIRIGRRSLEVVRDSDTQYQFAPILKNVWTFTVVIAAAITLVSIWGVNLTPLLAAGGIVGIVVGIAAQDTISNFIGGISLFFDNTYKLGDFVLLESGEKGTVVDIGIRSTTILTPDYVLVTVPNSVLNTAQVINQSAPKRRMRIRVDVRVPYDADLDVAEACMFEAAAEAGSVLESPSPQVRIQQYADRGIEYELHVHISSPLRQPQARHDVYRALNAAFDREGIEPPYQGQEVQFREERAVDDEDDGPSETE, encoded by the coding sequence ATGCAGGCGTCGCCAACGGGGGAGGGACTGCAGCCCTCGGTACCGGACGCGCTGGTTCCGCTGCTCGATCTCCCGGCCTGGCAACGGCTCCTCGTCGTGGTCCTCGTCAGCGTCATCGCCGCGAGGCTCGTCAACGCGGCCACCGGGCTGGTCGTTCGTCGGCTCTCGCAGTCCGAGACCGGTCTCGACGAGGTGGTCGCCCAGGAGCTCCGCCTCCCGCTCTACGCGACGACCGTTCTCGGAGCCGTCTACTTCAGCACCGGCCTCGTGGCCCAGCTGTCCATCCCGCTCGAGCAGATCCAGGTGGTCGTCGCGCGACTCGCGGTCACCGGTATCGTCGCCGCCTGGACCTACGGCGCCATCCGGATCGGACGCCGGAGCCTCGAGGTGGTCCGCGATAGCGACACCCAGTACCAGTTCGCGCCGATCCTGAAGAACGTCTGGACGTTCACCGTCGTCATCGCGGCCGCCATCACCCTCGTATCCATCTGGGGCGTCAACCTCACGCCGCTGCTGGCCGCCGGCGGTATCGTCGGCATCGTCGTCGGCATCGCCGCCCAGGACACCATCTCGAACTTCATCGGCGGCATCTCGCTGTTCTTCGACAACACCTACAAGCTGGGCGACTTCGTCCTGCTGGAGTCGGGCGAGAAGGGGACCGTCGTCGACATCGGCATCCGGTCGACGACCATCCTCACGCCCGACTACGTCCTCGTCACGGTCCCGAACTCGGTGCTCAACACCGCGCAGGTGATCAACCAGTCCGCGCCGAAACGCCGGATGCGCATCCGCGTCGACGTCCGGGTGCCCTACGACGCCGACCTCGACGTCGCGGAGGCGTGCATGTTCGAGGCGGCGGCGGAGGCCGGCAGCGTCCTCGAGTCCCCCTCCCCGCAGGTCCGCATCCAGCAGTACGCCGACCGGGGGATCGAGTACGAGCTACACGTCCACATCTCGAGTCCACTCCGGCAGCCCCAGGCCCGCCACGACGTGTACCGAGCGCTGAACGCCGCCTTCGACCGCGAGGGGATCGAACCGCCCTACCAGGGCCAGGAGGTCCAGTTCCGGGAGGAGCGAGCGGTCGACGACGAGGACGATGGACCGTCCGAGACCGAGTAA
- a CDS encoding DolP-mannose mannosyltransferase — translation MAKVPLSMDESRSEWRGWIERRWFALLVGVAIALLAWGTWEGFRVAPYYVSDDSALFQHAGWYITQGATPYVDFWDLKPPLIYGVTTVLALLAGGDMHLLHLLSVAVAVATVVAGVALVGLLTYRVTDDGFAGFVAGVATFALPSLYTYPFAGIRPKYFAFALGAAALLLAVSDRPAWSGAAAAAAAGFWQLGAPIALLVVAMGYQRGGRRAAGRTVLGGLLVAAAVVLPFVAAGLAIPLFLETVLGSIYGVENYSVAGRLLGVVVELGYGALLVPLGAYGWARAILDDPERYWWVGAGGAVYALQVFLEFQGAIELVLLVVFLAVGAGLLVARARTPPRQAVVAGVVVLIVAGSLVWAVAPVTSARDRMTELQESQTVSSYETLPPEPDGVPSMRTIYWEKRQPEICHYRLGHKQRWYAHKTGEPLDKPKCGQWPFDDPPAEWVVDRMLPG, via the coding sequence GTGGCGAAGGTCCCGCTGTCGATGGACGAGTCCCGGTCGGAATGGCGAGGCTGGATCGAACGACGGTGGTTCGCACTGCTCGTCGGGGTCGCGATCGCGCTGCTGGCGTGGGGGACGTGGGAGGGCTTCCGGGTCGCTCCCTACTACGTCTCGGACGATTCGGCGCTGTTCCAGCACGCCGGATGGTACATCACCCAGGGAGCGACCCCGTACGTCGACTTCTGGGACCTCAAACCGCCGCTCATCTACGGCGTGACGACCGTGCTCGCACTGCTCGCGGGCGGCGACATGCACCTCCTCCACCTGCTGAGCGTTGCCGTCGCGGTCGCGACCGTCGTCGCTGGCGTGGCGCTCGTCGGCCTGCTCACCTACCGGGTGACGGACGACGGATTCGCGGGCTTCGTCGCCGGCGTCGCGACGTTCGCCCTCCCGTCGCTCTACACCTACCCGTTCGCCGGCATCCGGCCGAAGTACTTCGCGTTCGCGCTCGGCGCGGCGGCCCTGCTCCTCGCCGTGAGCGACCGGCCGGCCTGGAGCGGCGCCGCTGCCGCGGCCGCCGCGGGATTCTGGCAACTCGGCGCTCCTATCGCCCTCCTCGTCGTCGCGATGGGCTACCAGCGCGGCGGGCGACGCGCCGCGGGCCGGACCGTCCTCGGTGGCCTCCTGGTCGCCGCAGCCGTCGTCCTCCCGTTCGTCGCCGCGGGGCTGGCCATCCCCCTCTTCCTCGAGACCGTGCTTGGCTCCATCTACGGCGTGGAGAACTACTCGGTGGCGGGCCGACTCCTCGGGGTCGTCGTCGAACTCGGCTACGGGGCGCTGCTCGTCCCGCTCGGCGCGTACGGCTGGGCGCGGGCCATCCTGGACGACCCGGAGCGGTACTGGTGGGTCGGCGCCGGCGGGGCGGTGTACGCTCTCCAGGTCTTCCTGGAGTTCCAGGGGGCCATCGAGCTCGTCCTGCTGGTGGTGTTCCTCGCGGTCGGCGCCGGACTGCTGGTCGCGCGGGCGCGGACGCCACCCAGGCAGGCCGTCGTCGCGGGCGTCGTCGTCCTCATCGTCGCCGGGAGCCTGGTGTGGGCCGTCGCCCCCGTCACCTCGGCTCGCGACAGGATGACCGAACTCCAGGAGTCCCAGACGGTCTCGAGCTACGAGACGCTCCCGCCGGAACCGGACGGTGTCCCCTCGATGCGGACCATCTACTGGGAGAAACGCCAGCCGGAAATCTGCCACTACCGGCTGGGACACAAGCAGCGCTGGTACGCCCACAAGACCGGCGAGCCGCTCGACAAGCCGAAGTGCGGACAGTGGCCGTTCGACGACCCGCCGGCGGAGTGGGTCGTCGACAGGATGCTGCCGGGTTAG